The following coding sequences lie in one Sorghum bicolor cultivar BTx623 chromosome 6, Sorghum_bicolor_NCBIv3, whole genome shotgun sequence genomic window:
- the LOC8067922 gene encoding G-type lectin S-receptor-like serine/threonine-protein kinase At4g27290: MRRCNSFIFRVISNSLPTLIFVCKDKDTSQMAVLNLLALIFATLLLLLRRSSGAGAGISSDTLNNGGNITDGETLLSAGGSFTLGFFSTSTTVPTKRYLGIWFTASGTDAVLWVANRDTPLNTTSGVLVMSSRVGLRLLDGSGQTAWSSNTTGVSASSVAQLLDSGNLVVREQSSSASASATFQWQSFDHPSNTLLAGMRFGKNLKTGVEWSLTSWLAKDDPATGAYRRVMGTRGLPDIVTWHGSAKKYRAGPWNGRWFSGVPEMDSQYKLFNIQMVDGPDEVTYVLNTTAGTPFTRVMLDEVGKVQVLLWISSSREWREFPWLPRDACDDYALCGAFGLCNVGAASAPSCSCAVGFSPVNSSEWSRKESSGGCQRDVQLECGNGTAATDRFTLVPGVKLPDTDNATVDMGATLDQCKARCLANCSCVAYAPADIREGNGTGCVMWTDNIVDVRYIENGQDLYLRLAKSESATGKRGRVAKILVPVMVSVLVLTAAGLYLVWICKLRAKRRNKDNLRKAILGYSTAPYELGDENVELPFVSFGDIAAATNNFSEDNMLGQGGFGKVYKGTLGQNIEVAIKRLGQSSGQGVEEFRNEVVLIAKLQHRNLVRLLGCCIDGDEKLLIYEYLPNRSLDSIIFDAARKYLLDWPTRFKIIKGVSRGLLYLHQDSRLTIIHRDMKTSNILLDADMSPKISDFGMARIFGGNQHEANTNRVVGTYGYMSPEYAMDGAFSVKSDTYSFGVIILEIISGLKISLTHCKGFPNLLAYAWSLWIDDRAMDLVDSSLAKSCFHNEALRCIQIGLLCVQDNPDSRPLMSSVVTMLENETTPVPVPIQPMYFSYRGTTQGTEENTSSSTNNMSLTTVLEGR; this comes from the exons ATGCGACGGTGTAACAGTTTCATTTTTCGTGTAATATCTAACAGCCTCCCCACGCTGATTTTCGTGTGCAAGGACAAAGATACATCGCAAATGGCGGTTCTCAACCTCCTCGCCCTGATTTTTGCCACGCTACTACTGCTTCTCAGAAGAagctccggcgccggcgccggcattTCGTCTGACACGCTGAACAACGGGGGCAACATCACCGATGGAGAGacgctgctctccgccggtggcTCATTCACCCTGGGTTTCTTCTCCACGTCGACCACGGTGCCAACCAAGAGGTACCTCGGGATCTGGTTCACGGCGTCTGGTACGGACGCCGTCTTGTGGGTGGCCAACCGCGACACGCCGCTGAACACCACCTCCGGCGTCCTGGTGATGAGTAGCCGGGTGGGCCTTCGCCTTCTCGACGGCTCCGGCCAGACCGCCTGGTCCTCGAACACGACCGGCGTCTCTGCCTCTTCGGTGGCGCAGCTGCTCGATTCCGGCAACCTCGTCGTGCGCGAGCAGAGCAGCagcgccagcgccagcgccaCCTTCCAGTGGCAGTCGTTCGACCACCCGTCGAACACCTTGCTCGCTGGCATGAGGTTCGGCAAGAACCTAAAGACCGGCGTGGAGTGGTCACTCACGTCGTGGCTGGCGAAGGATGACCCGGCGACGGGAGCCTACCGTCGGGTCATGGGCACAAGGGGCCTGCCGGACATCGTCACTTGGCACGGCAGCGCCAAGAAGTACCGCGCCGGCCCGTGGAACGGTCGCTGGTTCAGCGGCGTGCCGGAGATGGATTCACAGTACAAGTTGTTTAACATCCAGATGGTGGACGGCCCCGACGAGGTCACCTACGTCCTCAACACCACGGCCGGCACGCCCTTCACCCGCGTCATGCTGGACGAGGTTGGCAAGGTGCAGGTCCTGTTGTGGATCTCTTCCAGCCGGGAGTGGAGGGAATTCCCATGGTTGCCGCGCGACGCCTGCGACGACTACGCGTTGTGCGGTGCGTTCGGCTTGTGCAACGTCGGCGCCGCGTCGGCGCCGTCCTGCAGCTGCGCCGTGGGGTTCAGCCCCGTGAACTCGTCGgagtggtccaggaaggaatccTCTGGCGGGTGCCAGAGGGATGTGCAGCTGGAGTGCGGCAATGGCACGGCGGCGACGGACCGGTTCACGCTTGTGCCCGGCGTGAAGCTCCCTGACACGGACAACGCGACGGTGGACATGGGGGCGACGCTGGACCAGTGCAAGGCGAGGTGCCTCGCCAACTGCTCGTGCGTGGCCTATGCCCCCGCCGACATCCGAGAGGGTAATGGCACTGGCTGCGTCATGTGGACAGATAACATCGTTGATGTCAGGTACATAGAAAATGGGCAGGATCTCTATCTGAGGTTGGCCAAGTCTGAATCAG CTACAGGGAAGCGGGGGCGTGTGGCAAAAATCTTAGTTCCAGTGATGGTGTCTGTGCTTGTACTCACGGCCGCTGGCCTGTACCTTGTTTGGATATGCAAGCTTAGAG CCAAACGCCGGAACAAGGATAATTTGAGGAAAGCGATCCTAGGATACTCGACTGCGCCATATGAACTCGGTGATGAAAATGTAGAGCTTCCATTTGTCAGCTTTGGAGACATTGCAGCAGCAACAAACAATTTTTCTGAGGACAATATGCTCGGGCAAGGTGGCTTTGGGAAGGTTTACAAG GGTACCCTGGGACAGAACATAGAGGTTGCAATCAAAAGACTCGGTCAAAGTTCAGGACAAGGTGTAGAGGAATTCAGAAATGAAGTTGTTCTGATTGCAAAATTGCAGCACAGAAACCTGGTTAGGCTTCTTGGATGCTGCATCGATGGGGATGAGAAGTTGCTGATTTACGAATACTTACCAAACAGAAGCTTGGATTCCATTATTTTTG ATGCTGCAAGAAAATATCTCCTTGATTGGCCAACACGTTTCAAGATAATCAAAGGAGTATCTAGAGGACTTCTTTATCTCCACCAGGATTCAAGGTTGACTATAATTCACAGAGATATGAAAACGAGTAACATACTGTTGGATGCGGATATGAGCCCCAAGATATCTGATTTTGGCATGGCAAGAATCTTTGGTGGAAACCAGCATGAAGCTAATACTAATCGTGTTGTTGGGACATA TGGTTACATGTCTCCTGAATATGCAATGGATGGCGCATTTTCTGTCAAGTCAGATACATATAGCTTCGGTGTCATAATCTTGGAGATTATAAGTGGCTTGAAGATCAGTTTAACTCATTGCAAGGGCTTCCCTAACCTACTGGCTTAT GCATGGAGCTTATGGATAGATGACAGAGCGATGGATCTTGTGGATTCATCCCTGGCTAAGAGTTGTTTCCACAATGAAGCTTTACGGTGTATCCAGATCGGATTATTGTGTGTGCAAGACAATCCAGATAGTAGGCCACTCATGTCGTCAGTGGTGACCATGCTTGAGAATGAAACCACACCAGTTCCGGTACCAATACAGCCAATGTATTTCTCATACCGGGGAACAACCCAAGGGACAGAAGAAAATACTAGTAGTTCTACTAATAACATGAGCCTCACAACAGTGTTAGAGGGACGCTAG
- the LOC8074762 gene encoding receptor-like serine/threonine-protein kinase SD1-8: MAAATIKFLYRLALVLSVLLTSAAGIVSNTTLVNNGANITDGETMVSDGGSFTLGFFAPTGAPTKRYLGIWFTASPEAVCWVANRDRPLNDTSGVLVFGSARGLLLLDGSGQTAWSSNTTATSAPAVTQLLESGNLVVGEQSSGSILWQSFDHPSNTLLPGMRLGKNPQTGDEWSLTSWRAPNDPSPGDHHLVLDTQALPAAIVLWQGNVKTYTTGPWNGLRFSGIPEIASYSGMLSVQVVVRPDEVAYIVTTMPDAPFSRLVVNDDGTVERLAWEPVSRTWNVWMRSPRDLCDSYAKCGAFGLCNSATASTQFCSCIDGFSPASPSQWYMRETSDGCRRRTPLDCSNGTTTDGFMVLGGVKLPDTDNATVDMSATLEQCRARCLANCSCVAYAAADIRGGGDGSGCVMWTDGVVDVRYVDKGQDLYVRLAKSEFAAGKRRDVARIVLPVTVSLLALTSAAMYLVWICRVRGRATRLAFLQAAERPNSDEAMIGSLSAPNDLGDDDFDLPFVSFGDIVSATNNFSEHNKLGQGGFGKVYKGMLDDNKEVAIKRLGKGSRQGAEEFRNEVLLIAKLQHRNLVRLLGYCIHGDEKLLVYEYLPNKSLDSFIFDAAGKHVVDWPTRFKIIKGVSRGILYLHQDSRLTVIHRDLKSSNILLDTDMSPKISDFGMARIFSGNGQEENTNRVVGTYGYMSPEYAMDGIFSIKSDTYSFGVILLEIISGLSITATRFTGFPNLLAYAWSLWQDDKAIDMVDSALSGTCSPNEVLRCIQIGLLCVQDNPYNRPLMSSVVFMLENETTPLSVPIQPMYFSQRYLDDHGIGENSISSSVNDMSVTVLEGR; the protein is encoded by the exons ATGGCGGCAGCAACAATCAAATTTCTCTACCGTCTTGCTCTGGTACTCTCCGTGCTCCTTACCTCCGCCGCCGGCATTGTGTCTAACACAACGCTCGTCAACAATGGCGCCAACATCACCGATGGCGAGACGATGGTATCTGACGGTGGCTCATTCACGCTGGGGTTCTTCGCCCCGACCGGGGCGCCAACCAAGAGATACCTCGGAATCTGGTTCACCGCGTCCCCGGAGGCTGTCTGCTGGGTGGCCAACCGTGATAGACCACTCAACGACACCTCCGGCGTACTGGTGTTCGGCAGCGCTCGGGGCCTTCTCCTTCTCGACGGCTCTGGCCAGACCGCGTGGTCTTCCAACACGACGGCCACCTCTGCGCCTGCGGTGACCCAGCTGCTTGAGTCAGGCAACCTGGTCGTGGGCGAGCAGAGCAGCGGCAGCATCCTCTGGCAATCGTTCGACCATCCGTCGAACACCTTGCTCCCCGGCATGAGGCTCGGCAAGAACCCACAGACCGGAGACGAGTGGTCTCTCACGTCGTGGCGTGCGCCAAACGATCCGAGTCCAGGGGACCATCACCTGGTACTGGACACCCAGGCCCTGCCGGCGGCGATCGTCTTGTGGCAAGGCAACGTCAAGACGTACACGACGGGCCCTTGGAACGGCCTGAGGTTCAGCGGCATCCCGGAGATAGCTTCGTACTCCGGGATGTTATCGGTCCAGGTTGTTGTCCGCCCCGACGAGGTGGCCTACATCGTCACCACCATGCCCGACGCGCCCTTCTCACGCCTCGTAGTGAACGACGACGGAACGGTGGAGCGTCTGGCGTGGGAGCCGGTCAGCCGGACCTGGAACGTCTGGATGCGGTCGCCAAGGGACCTCTGCGACAGCTACGCCAAGTGCGGCGCGTTCGGCCTGTGCAACTCGGCCACCGCGTCGACGCAGTTCTGCAGCTGCATAGACGGGTTCAGCCCCGCATCTCCGTCACAGTGGTACATGAGGGAGACCTCCGATGGTTGCCGTCGGCGCACGCCGCTGGACTGCAGCAACGGGACGACGACGGATGGGTTCATGGTGTTGGGAGGAGTGAAACTCCCTGACACGGACAACGCGACGGTGGACATGAGCGCGACGCTGGAGCAGTGCAGGGCGAGGTGCCTTGCCAACTGCTCCTGCGTGGCCTACGCCGCCGCCGACATCCGAGGAGGCGGTGATGGCAGTGGCTGCGTCATGTGGACGGATGGCGTCGTGGACGTTCGTTACGTGGACAAAGGGCAGGATCTCTATGTGAGGCTGGCAAAATCTGAATTTG CTGCAGGGAAGAGGAGGGATGTGGCAAGAATCGTGCTTCCAGTAACGGTATCTCTGCTTGCACTCACGTCTGCGGCCATGTACCTTGTTTGGATATGCAGGGTTAGAGGTAGAGCCACTCGATTGGCATTCCTTCAAGCGGCCGAACGTCCAAACAGTGATGAAGCGATGATAGGTTCCTTAAGCGCGCCAAATGACCTTGGTGATGATGATTTTGATCTTCCATTTGTTagctttggagatattgtttctGCAACTAACAATTTTTCTGAGCACAATAAGCTCGGACAAGGAGGGTTCGGGAAGGTTTATAAG GGCATGCTGGACGATAACAAAGAAGTTGCAATTAAGAGGCTTGGTAAGGGTTCTAGACAAGGAGCAGAGGAATTCAGAAATGAAGTGCTTCTAATAGCCAAATTGCAGCACAGAAACCTGGTAAGACTTCTTGGTTACTGCATCCATGGAGACGAGAAGCTGCTGGTTTACGAGTATTTACCAAACAAAAGCTTGGATTCCTTCATTTTTG ATGCTGCCGGTAAACATGTTGTTGATTGGCCAACAAGGTTCAAGATAATCAAAGGAGTATCTAGAGGAATTCTTTATCTCCATCAGGATTCGAGGTTGACTGTAATTCACAGAGATCTAAAGTCAAGCAACATACTGTTAGATACAGATATGAGTCCTAAGATATCGGATTTTGGTATGGCACGAATCTTCAGTGGAAAtggacaagaagaaaatactaatCGAGTTGTTGGGACGTA TGGTTACATGTCTCCTGAATATGCCATGGATGGCATCTTTTCTATCAAGTCTGATACATATAGCTTTGGTGTCATACTCTTGGAGATTATAAGTGGTTTGAGCATCACTGCAACTCGATTCACCGGCTTTCCTAACTTATTAGCTTAC GCATGGAGCTTATGGCAAGATGATAAGGCAATTGATATGGTGGATTCAGCCCTTTCAGGGACTTGTTCGCCAAATGAAGTTTTACGGTGCATCCAAATAGGACTCTTGTGTGTGCAAGACAATCCATACAATAGACCTCTTATGTCATCGGTTGTGTTCATGTTGGAAAATGAAACCACACCACTCTCGGTCCCAATACAACCCATGTATTTCTCACAAAGGTATTTAGATGACCACGGAATAGGAGAAAATAGTATCAGCTCTTCTGTGAATGACATGAGTGTCACGGTGTTGGAGGGACGGTAG
- the LOC110436539 gene encoding G-type lectin S-receptor-like serine/threonine-protein kinase B120 isoform X1 yields MGTTCLTIFILLLQLLLMICVCKSDDQLTSARPLHPGDLLISKGGVFALGFFSPSGSGSNTTSLYVAIWFHGIPERNRTVVWVANRDSPATTASSPTLAISNSSDLVLSDSQGHTLWRTQKYAIAAAVHDNGTALQAVLLDTGNLVLQLSNGTVVWQSFDHPTDTILPGMRFLMIHRARPAAAAGRLVSWRGPADPSTGDFSFGLDSVSNLQLMVWHGADPYCRIGVWNGVSVSGGMYASSPSSMVYQTIVNTGDEFYLVYTVSDGSPYFRIMLDHTGTMKLLSWDTNSSAWTVISERPTGGYGLYGSCGPNGYCDFTGAAPACQCLEGFEPVAVGMNSSTGCRRMEPLQLQCSKGSHFVALTGMRVPDKFVLLRNRSFEQCAAECSTNCSCTAYAYANLSSSGAMVDQSRCLVWTGDLVDTWKSINYGEKLYIRLADPPVKIKTNIVKIVVPVIACLLLPTCIALVCLCKFKGIWRKREIQKKLMLRYLSTSNELGDKNEEFPFVSFKDIVAATDNFSDCNMLGRGGFGKVYKGMLEGGKEVAVKRLCQGSGQGIDEFRNEVVLLVKLQHRNLVRLLGCCIHEEEKLLIYEYLPNKSLDAFLFDTSRKHVLDWPTRFNIIKGIARGLLYLHQDSRLTIIHRDLKASNILLDTEMSPKISDFGMARIFVGNQQLANTTRVVGTYGYMSPEYVTSGAFSVKSDTYSFGVLLLEIVSGLKIISTQLIMDFPNLIAYTWKLWEEGNAAKLVDSSVAESCPVHEVFRCIHVGLLCIQDNPNARPLMSSVVFMLENETILLPAPKEPVYFSPRNNETEETRRNIEGFLNTSSITTLEGR; encoded by the exons ATGGGCACGACCTGCCTTACCATTTTCATCCTCCTGCTCCAGCTCCTCCTGATGATTTGTGTCTGCAAATCCGATGACCAGTTGACAAGCGCAAGGCCACTCCACCCCGGCGACCTGCTCATCTCCAAAGGCGGCGTCTTTGCACTCGGCTTCTTCTCCCcgtccggctccggctccaacACGACGAGCCTGTACGTTGCGATCTGGTTCCACGGCATCCCTGAGCGCAACCGCACCGTCGTGTGGGTCGCCAACCGCGATAGCCCAGCCACCACGGCTTCGTCCCCGACGCTCGCCATCAGCAACAGCTCTGACCTCGTGCTGTCGGACTCCCAAGGCCACACTCTCTGGAGGACGCAGAAGTacgccatcgccgccgccgtccacgacAACGGCACTGCCCTGCAGGCCGTGCTGCTCGACACGGGGAACCTGGTACTCCAGCTGTCCAACGGCACGGTCGTCTGGCAGAGCTTCGATCACCCGACTGACACCATTCTCCCAGGCATGAGGTTCCTGATGATCCACAGGGctcgccccgccgccgccgccgggcgcCTGGTCTCGTGGAGAGGCCCCGCCGACCCGTCCACCGGAGACTTCTCGTTCGGCCTCGACTCCGTCTCCAACCTCCAGCTGATGGTCTGGCACGGGGCCGACCCGTACTGCCGCATCGGCGTGTGGAACGGCGTGTCGGTGTCAGGCGGCATGTACGCGAGCTCCCCTAGCTCGATGGTGTACCAGACCATTGTCAACACCGGCGACGAGTTCTACCTCGTGTACACCGTCTCCGACGGCTCGCCGTACTTCCGGATCATGCTCGACCACACCGGCACGATGAAGCTCCTCAGCTGGGACACCAACTCGTCGGCGTGGACGGTCATCTCCGAGCGCCCCACCGGTGGCTACGGCCTCTACGGTTCGTGTGgccccaacggctactgcgacTTCACCGGAGCTGCCCCGGCGTGCCAGTGCCTCGAGGGCTTTGAGCCCGTCGCCGTCGGGATGAACTCTTCGACAGGATGCCGGAGGATGGAGCCTCTGCAGTTGCAGTGCAGCAAGGGAAGTCACTTCGTGGCCTTGACCGGGATGAGAGTTCCTGACAAGTTCGTGCTCCTCCGGAACAGAAGCTTTGAGCAGTGCGCGGCTGAGTGCAGCACTAACTGCTCGTGCACTGCCTATGCTTACGCAAACTTGAGCAGCAGCGGTGCCATGGTCGACCAGTCAAGGTGCTTGGTTTGGACTGGGGATCTTGTCGACACATGGAAAAGCATCAACTATGGTGAGAAGCTGTACATCCGGCTTGCCGACCCTCCTG TTAAAATCAAGACCAATATAGTAAAGATTGTAGTCCCGGTTATAGCATGCCTGCTGCTACCCACATGCATAGCCCTTGTCTGCCTATGCAAATTCAAAG GGATATGGAGGAAAAGGGAGATTCAGAAGAAACTAATGCTAAGATACTTGAGCACCTCGAATGAACTTGGAGACAAAAATGAAGAATTTCCATTTGTTAGTTTCAAAGACATTGTTGCGGCAACTGACAATTTCTCTGACTGCAATATGCTTGGAAGAGGAGGCTTTGGCAAAGTTTACAAG GGAATGCTAGAAGGTGGGAAGGAAGTTGCTGTCAAAAGACTTTGTCAAGGTTCTGGGCAGGGTATTGATGAATTCAGAAACGAGGTAGTTCTACTTGTCAAACTACAGCACAGGAACCTAGTTAGACTACTTGGTTGCTGTATTCATGAAGAAGAGAAGTTACTGATCTATGAATACTTGCCTAACAAAAGCCTGGATGCCTTCCTGTTCG ATACTTCAAGAAAGCATGTGCTTGATTGGCCAACACGGTTCAACATAATCAAAGGCATAGCCAGAGGGCTTCTATATCTCCACCAAGATTCAAGATTAACAATAATTCATAGAGATCTTAAAGCAAGTAACATCTTGTTAGACACAGAAATGAGTCCCAAAATATCGGATTTTGGTATGGCAAGAATCTTTGTGGGAAACCAGCAACTAGCAAACACTACCCGTGTTGTTGGGACATA TGGTTACATGTCTCCTGAATATGTGACAAGTGGTGCCTTTTCTGTCAAATCAGACACATATAGCTTTGGCGTTCTTCTCTTGGAGATTGTAAGTGGTTTGAAGATCATCTCAACTCAGCTCATAATGGACTTCCCAAACCTTATAGCTTAT ACATGGAAATTGTGGGAAGAGGGAAATGCGGCGAAATTGGTGGACTCATCGGTTGCTGAAAGTTGTCCAGTCCATGAAGTTTTTAGGTGTATTCATGTAGGACTTTTGTGTATCCAAGACAATCCAAATGCAAGGCCACTCATGTCAtcagttgtgtttatgttggagAATGAAACCATATTGCTTCCAGCACCAAAGGAGCCTGTATATTTTTCACCAAGGAATAATGAAACTGAAGAAACAAGGAGAAACATAGAAGGCTTTCTGAATACATCGTCTATCACGACACTAGAGGGCCGCTAG
- the LOC110436539 gene encoding G-type lectin S-receptor-like serine/threonine-protein kinase B120 isoform X2, with protein MGTTCLTIFILLLQLLLMICVCKSDDQLTSARPLHPGDLLISKGGVFALGFFSPSGSGSNTTSLYVAIWFHGIPERNRTVVWVANRDSPATTASSPTLAISNSSDLVLSDSQGHTLWRTQKYAIAAAVHDNGTALQAVLLDTGNLVLQLSNGTVVWQSFDHPTDTILPGMRFLMIHRARPAAAAGRLVSWRGPADPSTGDFSFGLDSVSNLQLMVWHGADPYCRIGVWNGVSVSGGMYASSPSSMVYQTIVNTGDEFYLVYTVSDGSPYFRIMLDHTGTMKLLSWDTNSSAWTVISERPTGGYGLYGSCGPNGYCDFTGAAPACQCLEGFEPVAVGMNSSTGCRRMEPLQLQCSKGSHFVALTGMRVPDKFVLLRNRSFEQCAAECSTNCSCTAYAYANLSSSGAMVDQSRCLVWTGDLVDTWKSINYGEKLYIRLADPPVKIKTNIVKIVVPVIACLLLPTCIALVCLCKFKGIWRKREIQKKLMLRYLSTSNELGDKNEEFPFVSFKDIVAATDNFSDCNMLGRGGFGKVYKGMLEGGKEVAVKRLCQGSGQGIDEFRNEVVLLVKLQHRNLVRLLGCCIHEEEKLLIYEYLPNKSLDAFLFDTSRKHVLDWPTRFNIIKGIARGLLYLHQDSRLTIIHRDLKASNILLDTEMSPKISDFGMARIFVGNQQLANTTRVVGT; from the exons ATGGGCACGACCTGCCTTACCATTTTCATCCTCCTGCTCCAGCTCCTCCTGATGATTTGTGTCTGCAAATCCGATGACCAGTTGACAAGCGCAAGGCCACTCCACCCCGGCGACCTGCTCATCTCCAAAGGCGGCGTCTTTGCACTCGGCTTCTTCTCCCcgtccggctccggctccaacACGACGAGCCTGTACGTTGCGATCTGGTTCCACGGCATCCCTGAGCGCAACCGCACCGTCGTGTGGGTCGCCAACCGCGATAGCCCAGCCACCACGGCTTCGTCCCCGACGCTCGCCATCAGCAACAGCTCTGACCTCGTGCTGTCGGACTCCCAAGGCCACACTCTCTGGAGGACGCAGAAGTacgccatcgccgccgccgtccacgacAACGGCACTGCCCTGCAGGCCGTGCTGCTCGACACGGGGAACCTGGTACTCCAGCTGTCCAACGGCACGGTCGTCTGGCAGAGCTTCGATCACCCGACTGACACCATTCTCCCAGGCATGAGGTTCCTGATGATCCACAGGGctcgccccgccgccgccgccgggcgcCTGGTCTCGTGGAGAGGCCCCGCCGACCCGTCCACCGGAGACTTCTCGTTCGGCCTCGACTCCGTCTCCAACCTCCAGCTGATGGTCTGGCACGGGGCCGACCCGTACTGCCGCATCGGCGTGTGGAACGGCGTGTCGGTGTCAGGCGGCATGTACGCGAGCTCCCCTAGCTCGATGGTGTACCAGACCATTGTCAACACCGGCGACGAGTTCTACCTCGTGTACACCGTCTCCGACGGCTCGCCGTACTTCCGGATCATGCTCGACCACACCGGCACGATGAAGCTCCTCAGCTGGGACACCAACTCGTCGGCGTGGACGGTCATCTCCGAGCGCCCCACCGGTGGCTACGGCCTCTACGGTTCGTGTGgccccaacggctactgcgacTTCACCGGAGCTGCCCCGGCGTGCCAGTGCCTCGAGGGCTTTGAGCCCGTCGCCGTCGGGATGAACTCTTCGACAGGATGCCGGAGGATGGAGCCTCTGCAGTTGCAGTGCAGCAAGGGAAGTCACTTCGTGGCCTTGACCGGGATGAGAGTTCCTGACAAGTTCGTGCTCCTCCGGAACAGAAGCTTTGAGCAGTGCGCGGCTGAGTGCAGCACTAACTGCTCGTGCACTGCCTATGCTTACGCAAACTTGAGCAGCAGCGGTGCCATGGTCGACCAGTCAAGGTGCTTGGTTTGGACTGGGGATCTTGTCGACACATGGAAAAGCATCAACTATGGTGAGAAGCTGTACATCCGGCTTGCCGACCCTCCTG TTAAAATCAAGACCAATATAGTAAAGATTGTAGTCCCGGTTATAGCATGCCTGCTGCTACCCACATGCATAGCCCTTGTCTGCCTATGCAAATTCAAAG GGATATGGAGGAAAAGGGAGATTCAGAAGAAACTAATGCTAAGATACTTGAGCACCTCGAATGAACTTGGAGACAAAAATGAAGAATTTCCATTTGTTAGTTTCAAAGACATTGTTGCGGCAACTGACAATTTCTCTGACTGCAATATGCTTGGAAGAGGAGGCTTTGGCAAAGTTTACAAG GGAATGCTAGAAGGTGGGAAGGAAGTTGCTGTCAAAAGACTTTGTCAAGGTTCTGGGCAGGGTATTGATGAATTCAGAAACGAGGTAGTTCTACTTGTCAAACTACAGCACAGGAACCTAGTTAGACTACTTGGTTGCTGTATTCATGAAGAAGAGAAGTTACTGATCTATGAATACTTGCCTAACAAAAGCCTGGATGCCTTCCTGTTCG ATACTTCAAGAAAGCATGTGCTTGATTGGCCAACACGGTTCAACATAATCAAAGGCATAGCCAGAGGGCTTCTATATCTCCACCAAGATTCAAGATTAACAATAATTCATAGAGATCTTAAAGCAAGTAACATCTTGTTAGACACAGAAATGAGTCCCAAAATATCGGATTTTGGTATGGCAAGAATCTTTGTGGGAAACCAGCAACTAGCAAACACTACCCGTGTTGTTGGGACATA A